From Pan paniscus chromosome 6, NHGRI_mPanPan1-v2.0_pri, whole genome shotgun sequence, one genomic window encodes:
- the OCM gene encoding oncomodulin-1 isoform X5, with protein MSITDVLSADDIAAALQECRDPDTFEPQKFFQTSGLSKMSASQVKDVFRFIDNDQSGYLDEEELKFFLQKFESGARELTESETKSLMAAADNDGDGKIGAEEFQEMVHS; from the exons ATGAGCATCACGGACGTGCTCAGTGCTGACGACATTGCAGCAGCGCTCCAGGAATGCCGAG ACCCAGACACTTTTGAACCCCAAAAATTCTTCCAGACGTCAGGCCTCTCCAAGATGTCAGCCAGTCAGGTGAAGGATGTTTTCCGGTTCATAGACAACGACCAGAGCGGGTACCTGGATGAAGAAGAGCTTAA GTTTTTCCTCCAGAAGTTTGAGAGTGGTGCCAGAGAACTGACCGAGTCAGAAACCAAGTCCTTGATGGCTGCGGCGGATAATGATGGAGATGGGAAAATTGGAGCAGAGG AATTCCAGGAAATGGTGCATTCTTAA
- the OCM gene encoding oncomodulin-1 isoform X7, which produces MSASQVKDVFRFIDNDQSGYLDEEELKFFLQKFESGARELTESETKSLMAAADNDGDGKIGAEEFQEMVHS; this is translated from the exons ATGTCAGCCAGTCAGGTGAAGGATGTTTTCCGGTTCATAGACAACGACCAGAGCGGGTACCTGGATGAAGAAGAGCTTAA GTTTTTCCTCCAGAAGTTTGAGAGTGGTGCCAGAGAACTGACCGAGTCAGAAACCAAGTCCTTGATGGCTGCGGCGGATAATGATGGAGATGGGAAAATTGGAGCAGAGG AATTCCAGGAAATGGTGCATTCTTAA